One region of Armigeres subalbatus isolate Guangzhou_Male chromosome 3, GZ_Asu_2, whole genome shotgun sequence genomic DNA includes:
- the LOC134222926 gene encoding uncharacterized protein LOC134222926, with amino-acid sequence MANISGAHFFDEIGNNHGANVKNMLKNYANNTRKIGNMISRKAFLIRCRRRGVFPAHFANSFRFTYPLLEENGPFSNKVQNCITKFMKTILNLEIKQTFHKIQMVRKRSTSLAVNIRASTLPEALIMDFFESQERFNERNIQTRTSRTKRKFENIISRNIRSSHNEELPTHNPKAMHNGTQLTVPPETETLLSLGPKFALPITGAESVPFYHLMADVEQIIKTNPTVELQYRNRSAVANVSSNPCHLDPVAKFCEKALIITRKFLKDNPNVYVVSSDKGNKTVLMEVEEYKRKMLELLQDRETYSPIARDPTSRYEKQNNSIVRRLKDLKLIDDKTARHLTVYNAVCPRIYGQPKAHKPGLPLRPVVPNMSAPSYNLSKFIGKIIQQSLVSKYNIKDSFSFCEFINNITLPENHVLISLDVKALFTSIPKSLVTSAIIMRWDEIRTNTDICLDLFLETMEFCIDASYFKFNGQYYQQTFGTAMGNPLSPTIADCDGIVVGQRSSKAKILLPFLRKYVDDLITAIPLNQLKHVLDIFNSYDVHIQFTYELEVDNKLPFLDMLLIRQRNQR; translated from the coding sequence ATGGCCAACATTTCCGGCGCCCACTTCTTTGACGAGATTGGAAACAATCATGGTGCTAATgttaaaaatatgttgaaaaactaCGCTAACAACACCAGAAAGATCGGTAATATGATCAGTCGAAAAGCATTCCTGATCAGATGCCGAAGAAGAGGAGTATTTCCGGCGCATTTTGCAAATAGTTTTCGTTTCACATACCCGTTACTCGAAGAGAATGGCCCATTCTCCAACAAAGTGCAAAACTGCATCACCAAATTCATGAAGACAATACTCAACCTGGAAATCAAACAAACGTTCCACAAAATTCAAATGGTTCGGAAGAGATCAACATCGCTGGCGGTTAACATCCGGGCATCCACATTACCGGAAGCGCTAATCATGGACTTCTTTGAAAGTCAAGAGCGTTTTAACGAACGCAATATCCAGACAAGGACCAGCAGAACTAAACGAAAATTCGAAAACATCATTTCAAGAAACATACGATCGTCACACaacgaggaacttccgacacACAATCCGAAAGCCATGCATAATGGAACACAGTTGACCGTACCCCCCGAAACCGAGACGCTACTCAGCCTAGGTCCGAAGTTTGCGTTACCAATAACCGGTGCAGAAAGTGTCCCGTTCTACCATCTAATGGCGGATGTAGAACAAATCATCAAAACAAATCCAACTGTGGAATTACAATATCGCAACCGAAGTGCCGTTGCCAACGTGTCATCGAATCCGTGCCATCTCGATCCGGTGGCAAAATTCTGCGAAAAGGCGCTAATAATCACCAGAAAGTTTTTGAAAGACAACCCGAATGTCTACGTTGTCAGCTCGGACAAAGGCAACAAGACAGTTCTCATGGAAGTGGAAGAATACAAGAGGAAAATGCTGGAGCTGCTACAAGATCGAGAAACATACAGCCCAATCGCACGTGACCCGACATCCCGTTATGAGAAGCAAAACAACAGCATAGTACGGCGACTCAAGGATTTGAAGCTCATCGACGACAAGACAGCGAGGCATCTCACGGTTTACAACGCAGTATGCCCAAGAATCTACGGGCAACCCAAAGCACACAAACCAGGATTACCATTAAGACCTGTTGTGCCAAATATGTCGGCTCCATCGTACAATTTGTCCAAATTCATCGGAAAAATCATCCAACAGTCATTGGTAAGCAAGTACAACATTAAGGATTCATTCTCATTTTGTGAATTCATTAATAACATTACCTTGCCGGAAAATCACGTACTAATATCACTAGACGTGAAGGCACTGTTTACCTCGATACCAAAATCACTGGTAACAAGTGCCATAATTATGAGGTGGGATGAAATCAGGACAAACACAGACATCTGTTTGGACCTGTTTCTAGAAACAATGGAATTTTGTATCGATGCCAGCTATTTCAAATTCAACGGTCAGTACTACCAACAAACTTTTGGAACAGCAATGGGCAATCCCCTCTCCCCTACAATAGCGGATTGCGATGGAATCGTTGTTGGACAACGTAGTTCAAAAGCTAAAATTCTACTTCCGTTCTTGCGAAAATATGTCGATGATCTAATTACAGCAATCCCGCTCAACCAATTAAAACACGTGCtagacattttcaatagttatgACGTCCACATCCAGTTTACATACGAACTGGAAGTGGATAACAAACTACCCTTCTTGGACATGCTCTTAATCAGGCAGAGAAACCAAAGGTAA